The Amycolatopsis sp. QT-25 genomic sequence GGAACACCCACGGCGGCGGGGACACCATGGCTTCGGCGATCACGTCTTCGCTGGCGAAGGGGGCGGACGTGCCGACCGCCGTCGCCGAAGGGAAGCGGTTCATCGAGCGGTGTGTGGCGGAGTCGTATCCGCTGGGGGCCGGGGTGGGGCCGGTCTCCCCCTTCTGGTGCCTCGGTGAGGTCTGAAACGGGCGTACGGGGCCACCGAACCGGACGAGATCGGTCTCCTGGCGTCGACCGGCCCGCCCGAAAAGGGTGAAGCGCGCATCCACCTGACCCGTCGAGAACGCACGTGGAAAATGAACCCATGAGCGAGAACCCGAGCCCGCCGTCGGCGCTGACCATCGCGGGGTCCGATTCCGGCGGTGCCGCCGGCCTCCAGGCGGACCTGCGCACCTTCCTCACCTGTGGCGTGCACGGGCTGGTCGCGGTCACCGCCGTGACCGTCCAGAACACCCTCGGCGTGCACGACCGCACCGACCTCCCGGCGCATATCGTCGCGGGCCAGATCGAGGCCGTCGCGGCCGACATGGGCGTCAACGCGGCCAAGACCGGGATGCTCGCCTCGGCCGAGATCATCCACGCCGTCGCCGCGGCGTGCGACAAGGCCGACATCGGCCGCGACGCCAAGGTGCCGTTCGTGGTCGATCCGGTCGCGGCGTCGATGCACGGCCATCCGCTGTTCGACGACGCCGGGCTGGCCGCGCTGCGGGAGGAGCTCCTGCCGCGCGCCACCGTCCTCACGCCGAACCTCGACGAGGTCCGCCTGCTGACCGGCATGACCGTGACCACCCGCGAACAAATGCATCAGGCGGCCGTCGTCCTGCATCGGCTCGGGCCGAAGTACGTGCTCGTGAAGAGCGGTCACCTCGTCTCCGACCCGGAATGCGTCGACGTGCTCTTCGACGGTTCCACCTTCGTCGAACTGCCGGGCGAGCGGTTCGCGACCCGGCACACGCACGGCGCCGGGGACACCATGGCGTCGGCGCTGACGGCCGGTCTCGCGAAGGGGATGTCCGTCGTGGAGGCCGCCCGCTACGGCAAGTGGTTCGTTTCACACGCGGTCGAAAACGCCTATCCGATGGGCGCGAAGGTCGGCCCGGTTTCGGCGTTCTGGCGGCTTGCGCCGGAGCACTGAGCACACGTCCGGTTACGATCTGCGCCGTGACGGGACGCGAAACGGTGGCCAGGGTCGTCGAAGACCGCCGCTTCCAGAACTTCATCATCGCGGTGATCGTCTTCAACGCCGTCACTCTCGGCCTGGAGACCTCCACGAGAATGGTCGCGGAGTACGGGCCGCTGCTGCACACGGTCGACTACCTCGCGCTCGGGATCTTCGTCCTCGAACTGGGCGCGAAGCTCTACGCCTACCGCGGGAGGTTCTTCCGCGACCCGTGGAACATCTTCGACCTGGTCGTCGTCGGTATCGCGGTGATCCCCACGACCGGCCCGTTCGCGGTGCTGCGGGCGTTGCGGGTCCTGCGGGTGCTCCGGCTGATCTCGGTCGTGCCGTCGATGCGGAAGGTCGTCACCGGCCTGCTCGCGGCGATTCCCGGCATGGCGTCGATCGCCGCGCTCCTCGCGCTGATCATCTTCGTCGCGGGTGTGATGGCCACGAAGCTGTTCGGCGCGATCTCGCCGGAGAACTTCGGCGACCTCGGCACTTCGCTGTTCACGCTGTTCCAGGTGATGACCGGCGAGGCCTGGCCGGACATCGCCAAGGAGATCATGAAGGAAGCGCCCATGGCCTGGGTGTTCTTCGTGGTTTACATCCTCGTGTCCAGCTTCGCGGTGCTGAACCTCTTCATCGCCGTCGTGGTGAGCGGGATGGAGGACGAGCTTCGCCAGGACATCCGCGAGGAGGAGGCGAAGCAGACTGAAACCCAGGCCGAGGCGAACCAGGAGATCCTCGACGAGCTTCGCGCCCTTCGCGCCGAAGTCGCGGAGCTCAGCGCTCTTCGTCGGCGATAAGCGCTTCGAGCGCGGGGAGAGCCGCCGCCAGGGCCGCCTGATGCTCCGGAGTCAGCCGTTCGAGGCGTTTGCCCAGCTCGTTCACCCGGGTCGAGCGGACGCCGGAAACCAGCCTCTCGCCTTCTTCGGTGGCCTCCGCGAGCCAGGCACGCCTGTCGATCGGGTCCGATTCACGGCTGACGTAGCCCGCTTCGACCAGCGAAGCGACGATCCTCGACATGGTGGCCGCGGCGACGCCCTCCTTCGCCGCGAGATCACCCAGGCGGAGCTGGCCGTAGTGCACGAGCGTGGCGAGCGCCGAGATCGCGCCGTGGCCGGGTCCGGGCACGCCCGCCTGACGCAGGGACCGGGACAACCGGCCGACCGCCAGGAACAACCTGCCTGAAACGTCCTGGACCGCTGACGTGGTCACCACTGGCTCCTCTGGGTACACGGCGGCGGATGCGCCCCCGGAAAGTGCCGTCAACCATACGGGCATCCGGAGTGCGCTCGGTGTCAAGGCCGTGAACCGTACGAAAGGGTTATCGAGGCGGGCTCGAAGCGTGGGCCCAGAACCGCTGGGGAATCCGTCCCGCACCGGCGGCGAGCCGCCCGGCGGTGACCGCCGCCCGCATCGCCGACGCCATCCGTTCCGGGTCCGCGGCCCTGGTCACGGCGGTGGAAAGCAGGACGGCGTCGCAGCCGAGCTCCATCGCCAGCGTCGCGTCCGAGGCCGTGCCGATACCGGCGTCGAGGATCACCGGAACTCCCGCGCGCGACACGATCAGCTCGATGTTGTGCGGGTTCCGGATGCCGAGACCGGTGCCGATGGGCGCGCCGAGCGGCATCACGGCCGCGCAGCCCGCCTCCTCCAACCGCAGTGCCAGCACCGGGTCGTCGTTGGTGTACGCCAGCACGGTGAAGCCGTCCGCGGAGAGCTGTTCGGCCGCTTCGACGGTCTCGAACGGGTCCGGCAGCAGCGTGCGGTCGTCGGCGTGGACCTCCAGCTTGACGAGGTCGGTTTCGAGCGCTTCGCGGGCGAGCTGGGCGGTGAGGACCGCTTCGGCGGCCGTCCGGCACCCGGCGGTGTTGGGCAGCAGCCGGATGCCGAGCCGTCGAAGCAGTTCGAGGACGCCGGAGCCGCCTTCGGCGTCGGCTTTGCGCATCGCGACCGTGGTCAGCTCCGTACCGGACGCCACCAGCGCGCGTTCCAGGACGGCGAGGTTCGACGCGCCGCCGGTGCCGATGATCAGCCGCGACGAGAGCTTGTGCTCGCCGAGGACGAGGTCGTCGCCGGTCATGTCAGCCTCCTTGCACAGCGGTGAGGATGTCGACGCTGGCGCCCTTGCGCACCACCGCTTCCGGCCATTCGCCGCGCCGGACGACCACGCCGTCCACCGCGACCGCGACGCCTTTCGTCGTCGTCCCCAGTGCCTCCAGTACGCCTTCGACGGTGGTCCCGTCGGGGAATTCACGCCACTGGCCGTTGACCTGGATCTCCATCACACCCGCTCCTCGCTTCGCCGTGACGGCGCTGCCGCCGCGACCTCGTCCGGCACCGGCCCACCGTCCAGCCAGGCGACCGCCGCGTCCGCGGTGACCGGGGCCATCAGGAGACCGTTGCGATGGTGACCTGTCGCGGCGAAGACGCCTTCGCCCAGCTCACCGATGAAGGGCATCGTGTCGACGCTCGCCGCGCGAAGGCCGGCGGCGGTCTCGACGAGTTCGTACTCGGTGATGCCCGGAAAGACGCGCTCCGCACCTTCGAGCAGCTCACGAACGCCCCGGACGGTGACGGTCTCGTCGAAGCCCGCCTCGTACTGGGTCGCGCCGAGCACGAGCTGGCCGTCGTCACGCGGGACGAGGTAGATCGGGCGGCCCTCGACCATCGCGCGCACGGTCCTCTTCGGGGGCGGCAGGCAGCCGCGCCGCGGCCGCAGGCGGAGGATCTCACCCTTCAGCGGGCGGACGGCGCCGGCGAGCGCGGGGTGCAGGCGGCCGGTCCAGGCGCCCGCGGCGAGGACGACGCTGCCGCCACCGAGAGCTCCGAGCTCCGCGACCGTTTCGTAGCGGAATTCGACCCCGTGCCTGCCGCAGCCGTGCCGGAGCGCGTGCAGCAGCCTTCTGTTGTCCACCGCCAGATCACCCGGCACCAGCAGTCCACTTCGGACGGACCCGGCGAGACCGGGCTCGGCGCGGCGGGCCTCGCGGCCGGTCAGCCGCTCGACCTCGCGGCCGAGGCCGGCGAGGTACGCGGCGAGCATCTCGAGGTTGCCCGCGTCGGCGCCGTCCAGCGCGACGACGAGCGTGCCGTGCGGCGAAAGGCCCGGGTCGATACCCTCTTCGGCCAGGTCACGGGCGAAGTCGGGCCAGCGCCGAAGCGACGTTTCACCGAGGGTGAGGACGTCCTCCTCGCCGGGCCAGGCCTCGGTGACCGGGGCGAGCATGCCGCCCGCCAGCCACGACGCGCCGCGCCCCGGCTCGGGGTCGTACACGGTGACGCGATGGCCCCGCGCGGACGCGCGCCAAGCGACCGAGAGGCCGATGACCCCGCCGCCGACCACCGAAAGTTCCTTCATGTGCGATCACGCTCCCTGCGCCGGCATGACCCGGATCAGGTTCCACGGTCGGAGCGGTCCCGGCTCCCTCTCAGCCCGTCCTCGGGCTCCCGTGCGGACCACCCCACCGTAGCGCGCGGGTACCGTCGCCGCCATGCCCACCCTGTCTGGTTCGCTGATCCGCGCCCGGCTCGCGGACGCCCGCCTGTACCTCTGCACCGATGCCCGGTCCGGCCGCGGCGACCTCGCCGGATTCGCCGACGCGGCGTTGGCGGGCGGGGTCGACATCATCCAGCTGAGGGACAAGACCGGCGGTGCCCCGATCGAGGCGAAACACGAGATCGCCGCATTGGAAGTGCTGGCCGAGGCGTGCGAGAAGCACGACAAGCTGCTGGCGGTGAACGACCGCGCGGATGTCGCGCTCGCCGTCGGCGCGCACGTGCTGCACCTGGGCCAGGACGACATCCCGGTGTCACTCGCCCGCCGGGTCCTCGGCGACGACGTCGTGATCGGCCGGTCCACCCATTCGGCCGAACAGGCCGAGGCCGCGGCCGGGGAGCCCGGCGTGGACTATTTCTGCACCGGCCCCTGCTGGCCGACCCCGACGAAACCGGGCCGGTCCGCGCCGGGGCTCGGCCTGGTGCGCTCGACGGCGGGACTGGGGACGTCGCGACCGTGGTTCGCGATCGGCGGGATCGACGCCGATCGGCTGCCCGAAGTCCTGGACGCCGGCGCGTCGCGGATCGTCGTCGTCCGGGCGATCACCGAGGCCGAAGACCCCGAAGCGGCGGCTCGCACGCTTCGCTCCGCCCTCCCCTGACGCAATTCGGCACCAGCTTGCGATAGTCGGGGAGGCGAACTATCGCAAGCTGGTGCCGAATTGCCAGGGGGTCAGGGGGCGGGGGTGTTCGAAGCGGGGGCCGAGGGCGGCGCCTGGGAGGTCGAAGGCGTCGTGGACGGCGCCCGTGTGGTCGTCGAAGGCGCCTGGGTGGTCGTGGGAGCCGTCGGTGTCGTGGACGTGTTCGGCGTGGTCGACGGCGTTTTCCCGGGCTGCTTGCCCGCCGTTTCCGAAGGTGACGTCGCCGGCGGGGTGTCGGGCTCGTCCCGGCGTTCCTGGGCCTGGCCACCGCCGATGATCTTTCCGATGGTCGTCCCGGTGCCGCCGCCGACGGTCTTGCCGGTCGCCCCCTCGAAGCCGGTGATCGCGACGAGCGCCACCGCGAACGCCACCGCGCTGACCCCGGCGATCACCGCCCAGCGCGGTTTGAACTTCCGCCCCGCCGGTTTCTCTTCGTCGTCGGACGGCTTCAACCGGACGGTTTCCTGCTCGGCCGGGTCGAGCACCCGGCGACGTCCCGGCACGGTCAGCACCACCCGCGCCTTCAGCGCCGCGTCCTTCGTCCGCTGGAGCGAACGCAGGTACAGCTCGCCACCGAGGGTGGTGATCACACTCGCCAGCCCGGCACCCGTCACCGTTCCGGCGACACCGAGCGTGGAACCCAGCATGGCCGCGGTGATCGCGGCCATCGCGGCCGCCGTCACCTGGACGATCCGCCCCTGCTTTTCCGTCTTTTCGGTCTTTTCGGTGTCCTTCTCGGAAGTCTCCTTGGTCATGATCCCGTTCTGTAGCTAGTCGGTCCTCATCCGGTCCCAACGAACAAGGCGTGCGGGATGCTCCCTTCGTTGTCCACACGTGAGGAGCGCCACGCCGTCCGTCCAAAATGGACTGTCCATGATACACGACTCCTTGGCATGATCGGCCGTATGGACTTGGTATCGATCGAGGAAATCCGCGACGCGGCGAGCCGTGTCGAAGGCGTCGCGGTACGCACACCGTTACTGGAACAGTCGTGGGCGCCGCTGTGGCTCAAACCGGAAAGCCTGCAACCGATCGGTGCGTTCAAGGTGCGCGGCGCGTACAACGCGATCGCCGCGCTCGACGAAGCCCAGCGCGCCCGCGGTGTCGTGGCCTTCTCCAGCGGCAACCACGCGCAAGCGGTGGCCTACTCGGCGAAGCGGTTCGGGATCCACGCGGTGATCCTCATTCCGGACGTCGCGCCGCGCGCCAAGATCGAAGCCACCAAGGCGCTCGGCGCCGAGGTCATCGAGGTCCCGATCGACGCTCAGGAGTCTTCGGCGCTCACCGTCGCCGAAGAACGGGGACTCACCATGATCCCGCCGTTCGACCACCACGACGTCATCGCCGGGCAAGGCACCGTCGGCCTGGAGATCGCCGAAGACCTGCCGGACGCCGGCGTGGTGCTCGTCCCGCTCAGCGGTGGCGGGCTGGCCTCGGGGGTCGGCACGGCGATCAAGGAACTGCTCCCCGGCGCGAAGGTCGTCGGCGTCGAACCGGAACTGGCGGCCGACACCGCCGAGGGCCTCCGCGCGGGCAGGCGCGTCGAGTGGCCGATGGACCTGCGAGCGCGGACCAGCGCCGACGGCCTGCGCGCCCAGCCGTCGGACCTGACCTTCGCCCATCTCCAGGCGGTGCTCGACGACGTCGTCACCGTTTCCGAGGAGGAGATCCGGCAGGCCGTCCGGACACTGGCGCACCGCGCCCGCCTGATCGCCGAGCCGAGCGGCGCCACCGCGACCGCGGCGTTCCTCTCGCACCGCGACGCGCTACCGCCGGGCAAGGTCGTTTCGGTCGTTTCGGGCGGCAACCTGGACCCGGCGACGCTGGCCACGCTGCTCGCGTAACTCGCGTGACCGGCGCCGTAACTCGCGTGATCACAGGCGTAACTCGCGTGACCGGCGCCGTAACTCGCGTGATCACAGGCGTAACTCAAGAGATACGCCTGCGATCACGCGAGATACGCCTCTGATCACGCGAGATGCGGCTGCGATCACGCGAGTTACGCTGATCACGCGTGTCCGGCGGGGCGGACGTGGGTCGGGGGCGAGTCGACCCCGCAGTGGAGACATTCGCCCGGATGCGGTGACTCGCCGGCTTCCGCGGCCGCTTCGGGGGAAGGCGTGTCGAGGACGCCGTTGTGGATGCCGAGCGCGATCAGGCCGCCGCCGATCGCCAGCGCCGCGCAGACGAGCAACGCCGTCCGCCAGCCCGCGGTCAGCGCCACCGGATCGGTGTAGGCGGCGCCGGACAGTCCGGCGACGGCGGGCAGCACGGCGATCGCGAGCAGGCCACCGGACCGGGCGATGGCGTTGTTGACCCCGGAGGCGACACCGGCGTACCGGTCCGGCGCGGCGGCCAGCACCGTCGCGGTCACCGGCGCGACGACCGTCGCCAGTCCGGCGCCGAACACCACGACGGCGGGCAGCACCGAACCGAGGTACGAAGACCCCGGCCCGACCCGCATCAGCAGCAGCATGCCGACGCCGACCAGGATCGGGCCGGCGACCAGTTGGGTACGCGGCCCGATCTTCTGCGCGAGCGCGCCGGACCGGCCGGAGAACAGCAGCATGATGACGGTGATCGGCAACCCGGCGAGTCCGGCCGCGGTCGGCGAATAGCCCAGCGACACCTGCAACTGCATGACCATCAGCATCATCACCCCGCCGAGTGCCGCGTAGACGACGAAGGTCAGCGCGTTGGCGAGGCTGAACGTCCGGTCCCGGAACAGGTTCGGCGGCACCAGCGGATCGGCCGAGCGGTGCTGGATCACCAGGAACGCCCCCAGCCCCGCGACACCGAGCACGATGGCCACCAGGACGACGACGTCGCCGATTCCGCGTCCGGGCGCCTCGACCAGCGCGCCGGTCAGCCCGGCCAGCCCGATCGCGCCGACGGCGGCGGCGAGGAAATCGGGATGCCCGGTCGCCTCCTCGTCGCGGGACTCGGGCACGTAGCGCCGGGCGAGCAGGACGCAGACGGCGGCCAGCGGCAGGTTGATCAGGAACGCCAGCCGCCACGACCACACCTGGACGAGCACGCCGCCGACCAGCGGGCCGATCGCGGCCGCGATGCCGCCGAGCCCGGACCAGGCGCCGATCGCACGGGCCCGGTCTTCGTGGGCGAAGGACGCTTGGAGGATCGCGAGCGAACCGGGCGTGAGCAAAGCTCCCCCGATGCCCTGGAGGATCCGGGTGGCGACGAGCATCTCGGTCGTCGTCGCGGCGGCGCACAGTCCGGAGGCGATGCCGAACCAGACGACGCCGACGAGGAACACGCGGCGGCGGCCGTAGCGGTCGCCGAGTGAACCGGCGACGAGGATCAGGGCCGCGAGGGCGAGCAGGTAGCCGTCGAGGATCCATTGAAGACCGGCGACGGACGCCTTGAGTTCTTCGCC encodes the following:
- the thiD gene encoding bifunctional hydroxymethylpyrimidine kinase/phosphomethylpyrimidine kinase → MSENPSPPSALTIAGSDSGGAAGLQADLRTFLTCGVHGLVAVTAVTVQNTLGVHDRTDLPAHIVAGQIEAVAADMGVNAAKTGMLASAEIIHAVAAACDKADIGRDAKVPFVVDPVAASMHGHPLFDDAGLAALREELLPRATVLTPNLDEVRLLTGMTVTTREQMHQAAVVLHRLGPKYVLVKSGHLVSDPECVDVLFDGSTFVELPGERFATRHTHGAGDTMASALTAGLAKGMSVVEAARYGKWFVSHAVENAYPMGAKVGPVSAFWRLAPEH
- a CDS encoding ion transporter, giving the protein MTGRETVARVVEDRRFQNFIIAVIVFNAVTLGLETSTRMVAEYGPLLHTVDYLALGIFVLELGAKLYAYRGRFFRDPWNIFDLVVVGIAVIPTTGPFAVLRALRVLRVLRLISVVPSMRKVVTGLLAAIPGMASIAALLALIIFVAGVMATKLFGAISPENFGDLGTSLFTLFQVMTGEAWPDIAKEIMKEAPMAWVFFVVYILVSSFAVLNLFIAVVVSGMEDELRQDIREEEAKQTETQAEANQEILDELRALRAEVAELSALRRR
- a CDS encoding MarR family transcriptional regulator, yielding MTTSAVQDVSGRLFLAVGRLSRSLRQAGVPGPGHGAISALATLVHYGQLRLGDLAAKEGVAAATMSRIVASLVEAGYVSRESDPIDRRAWLAEATEEGERLVSGVRSTRVNELGKRLERLTPEHQAALAAALPALEALIADEER
- a CDS encoding thiazole synthase; protein product: MTGDDLVLGEHKLSSRLIIGTGGASNLAVLERALVASGTELTTVAMRKADAEGGSGVLELLRRLGIRLLPNTAGCRTAAEAVLTAQLAREALETDLVKLEVHADDRTLLPDPFETVEAAEQLSADGFTVLAYTNDDPVLALRLEEAGCAAVMPLGAPIGTGLGIRNPHNIELIVSRAGVPVILDAGIGTASDATLAMELGCDAVLLSTAVTRAADPERMASAMRAAVTAGRLAAGAGRIPQRFWAHASSPPR
- the thiS gene encoding sulfur carrier protein ThiS — its product is MEIQVNGQWREFPDGTTVEGVLEALGTTTKGVAVAVDGVVVRRGEWPEAVVRKGASVDILTAVQGG
- the thiO gene encoding glycine oxidase ThiO, producing MKELSVVGGGVIGLSVAWRASARGHRVTVYDPEPGRGASWLAGGMLAPVTEAWPGEEDVLTLGETSLRRWPDFARDLAEEGIDPGLSPHGTLVVALDGADAGNLEMLAAYLAGLGREVERLTGREARRAEPGLAGSVRSGLLVPGDLAVDNRRLLHALRHGCGRHGVEFRYETVAELGALGGGSVVLAAGAWTGRLHPALAGAVRPLKGEILRLRPRRGCLPPPKRTVRAMVEGRPIYLVPRDDGQLVLGATQYEAGFDETVTVRGVRELLEGAERVFPGITEYELVETAAGLRAASVDTMPFIGELGEGVFAATGHHRNGLLMAPVTADAAVAWLDGGPVPDEVAAAAPSRRSEERV
- the thiE gene encoding thiamine phosphate synthase — translated: MPTLSGSLIRARLADARLYLCTDARSGRGDLAGFADAALAGGVDIIQLRDKTGGAPIEAKHEIAALEVLAEACEKHDKLLAVNDRADVALAVGAHVLHLGQDDIPVSLARRVLGDDVVIGRSTHSAEQAEAAAGEPGVDYFCTGPCWPTPTKPGRSAPGLGLVRSTAGLGTSRPWFAIGGIDADRLPEVLDAGASRIVVVRAITEAEDPEAAARTLRSALP
- a CDS encoding threonine/serine dehydratase, which codes for MDLVSIEEIRDAASRVEGVAVRTPLLEQSWAPLWLKPESLQPIGAFKVRGAYNAIAALDEAQRARGVVAFSSGNHAQAVAYSAKRFGIHAVILIPDVAPRAKIEATKALGAEVIEVPIDAQESSALTVAEERGLTMIPPFDHHDVIAGQGTVGLEIAEDLPDAGVVLVPLSGGGLASGVGTAIKELLPGAKVVGVEPELAADTAEGLRAGRRVEWPMDLRARTSADGLRAQPSDLTFAHLQAVLDDVVTVSEEEIRQAVRTLAHRARLIAEPSGATATAAFLSHRDALPPGKVVSVVSGGNLDPATLATLLA
- a CDS encoding MFS transporter — its product is MTDTVAGIRWGTPVARGVLATTIVGSGMAMLDGTIINVALPRIGEELKASVAGLQWILDGYLLALAALILVAGSLGDRYGRRRVFLVGVVWFGIASGLCAAATTTEMLVATRILQGIGGALLTPGSLAILQASFAHEDRARAIGAWSGLGGIAAAIGPLVGGVLVQVWSWRLAFLINLPLAAVCVLLARRYVPESRDEEATGHPDFLAAAVGAIGLAGLTGALVEAPGRGIGDVVVLVAIVLGVAGLGAFLVIQHRSADPLVPPNLFRDRTFSLANALTFVVYAALGGVMMLMVMQLQVSLGYSPTAAGLAGLPITVIMLLFSGRSGALAQKIGPRTQLVAGPILVGVGMLLLMRVGPGSSYLGSVLPAVVVFGAGLATVVAPVTATVLAAAPDRYAGVASGVNNAIARSGGLLAIAVLPAVAGLSGAAYTDPVALTAGWRTALLVCAALAIGGGLIALGIHNGVLDTPSPEAAAEAGESPHPGECLHCGVDSPPTHVRPAGHA